CAGTCCCTGCGGTACCCGCCCGGCCAGGCTGAGCAGCGCCTCGCCCAGTTGCGGCGGTTCGCACACCAGCACCGGCACGCTGAGGGCGGCGCAGAGGCTGGCGGCAGCGCTCTCACCCTGCCGGGTCACACCGCTCAGAAGCGTGGCCGCTCGCCAGGCCGGAAGGGGGCCACCCTCGCGGTAGCTCAGGCCGCTCGCAGCAGTCACAGTCCGCTCGGGCCACTGCAAGGCGGGGCCGCCCGCCAGCGCCCCGCCCACCACCAGCACACCGCTGAACGGCTGCCCGCGGAGCGTGCGCTCCAGCGGCAGCAGGGTCCCGTGGACGAGCAGTTCGAGGTGGCCCTTGAGCCGCCCCCCCTCACCCGCCAGCCACAGCGCCAGGGCCTCGGCGGCGGCCCCAGCCGTTTCGGGGGCGGCAGCGACGAGCCAGGCATGATTCCCGGCGCGGGCGGCATAGCGGGCGTGCAGCGCCCCGTACACGTCGCTCCAGACCTGCGGCGGAGCGGGCAAATGGAGAGAGGAAACGTTGCTCGGCACGCTGCCCAGCATAGCGGGCGCAGCAGGCCAGTGAGGGGTCGGGCGAGGCAGTTTGGAGAGCTGTGCGGACAGCGGGCTGCCTGAGGGCAGACTTGCCGCTATCATGCCTGCGTGCGGCTGCTGCTGCTTTCTGATATTCACGCCAATTTCACCGCGCTCGAAGCTGTCCTGGCGGACGCCCAGGCGCGCAACTACAGTCAGGTCGTGCATCTGGGCGACGCGCTGGGCTACGGCCCGCACCCGCGCGAGGTGCTGAGCGCCCTACGCAACCTCGACGCGACCTGCCTGATGGGCAACCACGACCAGATGCTCCTGGACCGTGCCGACGGCCTGAATATGCGCGTGAGCATCGTCTCGCAGGCGCTGGCGTGGCAACTGGAGCGCCTGTCGGACCGCGACCTGGCCTGGGTGCGGAGCTGGCGCGACGGCATCGACGACCAGAGCATCGGCGCGCGCTACCGCCACGGCACCCCCACCAGCCTGGACGACTACACCGACTCGGTGACGGCGGCCCGCGAGGCGTTCGCCGGGTGGCACGGGCGGCTGGCCTTCGTGGGCCACACCCACCACCCGGCGGTCTATGCCACGCTGAATGCCCCGGTGGGCGAGTGGGTCAAGCACCAGGCATTCGTGCAGGGCGGCAGCTATATGGTGCCGCCGGGAGCGCGGGTCATTCTCAACCCCGGCTCGGTGGGCCAGCCGCGCGACGGCAACCCACAGGCCAGTTACGCCGTCTACGACAGCACGCGCGGGCACTTCCAGGTATTCAGGGTCAACTACGACATGGCCCAGGTGCAGCGCGACGTGAACCTGGCCGGACTGCCGGAAGTGCTGGGCGCACGGCTGCTGCTGGGCAAATGAGGCCACCTATGAAGCGTCCAGAGGCCTGCGCGCCGTGACCCTGATCCGGCCCGACCTGCCGCACCTGCCCGCGAGCCACGCCGCTTTGATGGCGCAACTCGCGCTGCCGCAGAGCAACGCCTGGCTGCTGACCGGCCCGGCGCGGGTGGGCAAGCGGGC
This portion of the Deinococcus rubellus genome encodes:
- a CDS encoding metallophosphoesterase family protein is translated as MRLLLLSDIHANFTALEAVLADAQARNYSQVVHLGDALGYGPHPREVLSALRNLDATCLMGNHDQMLLDRADGLNMRVSIVSQALAWQLERLSDRDLAWVRSWRDGIDDQSIGARYRHGTPTSLDDYTDSVTAAREAFAGWHGRLAFVGHTHHPAVYATLNAPVGEWVKHQAFVQGGSYMVPPGARVILNPGSVGQPRDGNPQASYAVYDSTRGHFQVFRVNYDMAQVQRDVNLAGLPEVLGARLLLGK